The window TGGCCCCGAACTCGATTGTTGACGCGCTGAAAACCGCCACTAAAACCGCCTGATCATGACAAATAACACAAAAAATCCTCCGATTGATCGAATCGACGGGCGGATGAAAGTGACTGGTGGGGCCAAGTACTTCGCCGATTTTGAGTTACCAAATACATCCTATTGCGTCATCGTCGGCAGCGAAATTGCGAAAGGAGCTATCACTAGTCTGGATACCAAAAAAGCGCAGGGTGCACCCGGCGTACTGGGTGTGTTTACGCACCAGAATATGCCGCCCATTCCGGGCTGGGACGCCCCCGTGGGTGGTGAAGCGGACGGGCCAGCACCCAAGCCGAAAACGGAGGAGACCTATAGGATTCTAAGCAGTCCCAAAATCCTGTTCGATGGTCAGCCTATCGCTATCGTAGTGGCCGATACCTACGAACGGGCCATCTATGCGGCTTCCCTCGTCAAAGCGACGTATACCAAACAAGCAGCCCGCACTGATCTGCAAAAACATGTGTCGGAAGGCGTTGCGCCAAGGGGAGCCGATGGAGGCAACTACCTGCGGGGAACAGCCGACGGTTACAAAACCGCTCCGGTTACCCTCGAAGCCAACTACACGATTCCAGTGGAAGTGCACAACCCCATGGAACTGCATGGTATACTAGCTCACTGGACGGGCGACAAGCAGCTACTGATCTATGCCAAAACACAAGGTGTGAATGCTACGCAAAATGCGATGGCGCAAGCCTTTAAAATCGACCCCAAGAACATCCATGTGCATACGGAGTTCATGGGTGGCGGCTTTGGTATGGGGCTGCGTACCTGGCCACAGGAAACGGCGGTGGTAGCCATTGCCCGAAAAATTGGGCGACCGCTGAAACTGGTGATGAACCGGAGTCAGATGTTTACGCTGGTGGGTCACCGGCCCACTACGGTGCAGACGATCAACATGGGGGCCGATCAGGACGGGAAACTGATCGGGATTGCCCACGCAGCTACCGCCGAAACGGCCAGATACGAGGATTTTACCGAAGCGACCGTCAACATGACCAAGTTCATGTATGCCTGCCCCAACGTAAGTACCCGATACCGCATCGTGCGGCTTGACCGGAGCGTACCGATCTGGATGCGGGGCCCCGGTGAAGCCACGGGTGCGTTTGCGCTGGAGTCAGCCATGGACGAAATGGCCCACAAACTGAACCTCGACCCGATAGAATTTCGCCTGCGCAATTACAGCGAGACTGATCCGGAACGAAACCGACCCTATTCGAGCAAAAACCTAAAAGAAGCGTATCAGCGTGGAGCCGACGCCATTGGCTGGAAAGAGCGGAAGAACCAGCCGGGCAGCACCCGTGATGGTGACTGGCTGATTGGCTATGGCATGAGTACCGGCGTATTTAGCGCCTTCCGCTGGGAGGCCAGCGCCCGTGCCTTACTAAAGGCGGATGGATCACTAACGATTCAAAGTGCCGTGACCGACATCGGGCCGGGCACCGGAACGGCTCTGACGATGATCGCGCACAACGTACTGGGCGTACCTATGAACCGCATCAAGATTGAGTACGGAGATACGTCGCTTCCCAAGGCGCCCACACAGGGCGGATCAGCCATTGTCTCCGCCGTGGGGTCGGCGGTTTTTGATGCCTGTACAGGCATCAAAAACGAACTGATGGAGCTAGCCCTTAAGGCGGGTGCTCCCCTGGCGGGGCGGCAGGCCGACGAACTGACGCTGGCCGATGGCGTGCTGTCGGTTTCAACCGATTCGGGAAAGAAAGTTTCCGTCAGCGACCTGATGCAGGCCAATAAGCTGACCGTGATCGACAAAACGAAAGATTCGAAGGGAAGTCCGGAACAAGAGAAATATTCGATGTATTCGTTTTCGGTGCATTTCGTACAGGTACGGGTCAATCCGCTGACGGGTGTGGTGCGGGTGAGTAAGGCAGTAAGCGTAGCTGATTCGGGTCGTATCGTGAGCCCCAAAACGGCGGCCAGTCAGATGATCGGGGGCGTGGCCGGTGGCATCGGTATGGCCCTGACCGAAGAAGCGGTCATTGACCACCGATTCGGTCGTTTCGTCAATAACAACCTGGCTGATTATCACGTAGCGGTTCACGCCGACGTACCCGCCATTGAAACGATCATGATCGACAAGCCCGACCCGATTATCAATCCGATGGGTGCCAAAGGGATGGGTGAAATTGCCCTGATCGGATTTGCCGGAGCCGTGGCCAACGCGGTTTTCAACGCCACCGGTCAGCGTGTCCGTGACCTGCCTATCACCCCTGATAAGCTACTGCGTACGGTTTAACTGCGTAAGAGCGGGAATTATTTACCCGCTCTTACGATATGATTAAATGCCATTGTGGCACCAAGTGCAGTTGTTAACCAGGCTGTTTTTATGAACGATGATGTAACGAGTCTATCCCACCGTATTTGACCTAATCATAGTCCCTGCCCGAATTGCTAATAAAGCGCGTTTTGTCTGTTTTACTGTTCAGTCTTACTCCTTATCTCGTTTTTTCTCAACAAACAGATAGTTTGCTGCGGCAGAAAGGCTTAACGGGCGCTATTGCCGTCACCAACAATGGCGTTTCGCTGATTCCAACCTTCACCCTGGGCAAACCGGCTGTATTCTTCGATGTAGCGATGCGAAAAAACCGCTTGAGCTTCGAACCTCAATTGACCTTTGCGCTGAAAGATGCCAAACCCTGGTATTTTATCTTTTGGGTACGCTATAAGCTTCTGGAAACCAAAAAGTTTCGACTGGGGACAGGGTTGCATCCATCAGTAGTTTTTGTAAATAGCCCACTGTTGCCCACCGGCACACCTGCCACTGATAATCTGACTGCGGTTCGCTATTTTGCGGGCGAACTAGCCCCCGTTTACCGTATTACCAGCAAAGTCAGCGTAGGTATGTATTACTTATACTCACACGGTCTTTCGGGCGGGTCCAAAAACACCCATTTTGTATCGCTTACTGGAAATGGTTTAACCAATCCTTTTTTTGGTTCGGTTTATATGAGGGTAGCCCCTCAACTGTATTTGGTAACAATAGATGGACGGCAGGGTTACTATGCGACCGCTACGTTTACCCTGACAAAGCCCTCCTTTCCCATTGCTTTTTCCTCAATCATCAACCAAAAGATTCAGTCGGATATACCAAGCGATGATTTTGTCTGGAATGTCAGCCTTGCTTATTCCTACTGAACAATACCGGGTCGATTCGTTTAACTGGGTACAAAAGAAGACACAATGTCGATATAAATTTTTGCTGATTAACACCGACGTAACAAGAATAAACATGAGTCATTCAACTGAAACCAGCAATATTTTCCAGCGGATGCGAGCGGGTGAACCGCTCCGAAAAGATGATCCTGACTATGCTCAGTTTTCAGCGGTCGTGGCGCGTACCATACGACTATGTGTCCAGATGAACGCCACGGCCACCGAGCTGGACCAGGTCCGCAGCCGATTGAGTGACATCATTGGCACCGGGATCGACGAGTCGACCACGATTTTCCCTCCGTTTTACACCAACTTTGGCCAGTTTATTCATTTGGGTAAAAACGTCTTTATCAACCACAACTGTTCGTTTCTGGATATTGGTGGCATCACGATAGAAGACGACGTGCAGATTGGCCCCAGCGTCAAGCTTACGTCTGAAAATCACCCGTTAGACCCCACTGACCGCAAAACAGTCATTCTCCAGCCCATTCTGATCAAACGGAATGCCTGGATTGGTGCAGGAGCTACTATTTTACCGGGCGTTACGGTTGGCGAAAACGCCATCGTGGCAGCGGGTGCGGTTGTAAGCCGGGACGTACCACCCAATACGGTGGTTGCTGGGATACCGGCAAAAGTGGTGAAGACACTGTAGTTGAAGCAACAGAAAACTAGCCAAATGATTATGGAAAATTCAAGCCACTACAGGACAGCCCACTTTTCAGGCTATTTCGTAGTAACCCCGCAATTAATAAACATAGCCCGCACGAGTATACTGCTGTTGGTCGTCCTGATTGCAATTACTCCTCTAGCCATAGGACAAAGAAGTAATGTCATTACGGGTTCGCAGGCAGCGAAGCGAGGCCCCGCCGACACGTTTACGGGAACTGTTTGGGTAACGAGCCTTGTCCCCAATGACTCGATCTTTACGACTATTTCCGGCAGTGTCGCTTTTGAGAAGGGTGCGCGCTCGAACTGGCATTCTCATCCGACCGGGCAGATCCTCATTGTTACGGATGGGATCGGTTATCATCAGATCAAAGGGGAGCCCAGGCAACTGATTCACAAAGGTGATGTGGTTAAATGTCCACCCAATGTGGTTCACTGGCACGGAGCCAGCCCTGGTAGTAAGATGACTCACCTGTATATTATTCCGAATACGGAGAAAGGCATTGTCACGTGGCTTCAGCCCGTTACGGATGCGGAGTATAGCCAAAAATAAGTTGACTAGCAATGGTCGTTCGATCTGTCCAGACTATCATTGTTCGATAAATTTACATAGCTCGAACCTCGGCCCTTATTCATCTGCTGGTAGCTGTTCTGGTTGCTTAACATGTTCAGAATCAGTCTTCGTAAGAGCCATCCATCAGGCAACTCAAGACGACTAAAAGTTAGCTACCCTACTGTTATGCGCGATCATAAAGTCACCTCAACCTCTGGGAACTTAACGGGTTTACTCACTCAGGTATTGATTCTATTCATTTTATTTGTCAGTATAAGTTATCCTATGCACGCGCAGACCAAGTCTACTGAATCTTTAGATGCCAAACAGCAGTCTATCGTAACAATTTCGGCGCTAACTACTATGGGCGACATTCCGAAGCTCAAACAAGCGCTGAACGCCGGGCTTGACGTAGGCCTGACAATCAATGAAATCAAGGAAGAGCTCGTTCAACTCTATGCCTACTGTGGCTTTCCCCGCAGTCTGAATGGCATTAATGCGTTGATGGCCGTTGTTGACCATCGGAAAGCTATGGGTAAAAACGACTCCCTTGGTAAAGACGCTACACCGATTGACCAGAAGGCCGATAAATACACCGTTGGCAAGAAAACCCTGGAAGTGCTGATGGGTAAACCGGACATCACGGCCGAGATGGGTGCCAATGCCTTTGCGCCGGTCATCGATACCTTTCTAAAAGAACACCTGTTTGCCGACATCTTCAGTCGCGATGTGCTAACGTATCGTCAGCGGGAACTGGTCACCATTTCGAGTCTTGCTAGCATGGTCGGTGTTGAGTCCCAGTTGCAGTTTCATATGGGAGCAGGCCTACAGGTAGGCCTCAACGAAGCGCAACTCAAGGGACTGATTTCGCTGATTGAAACTAGCGTCGGTAAACAACAAGCTGATACCGCTCAGCAGGTCCTGGCCAAGGTTCTAGACGCGCGAGAGCCTACTAAGAAACATTTCGAGTTACTTGACAGAAACTGATATGGGCTCTTCGAGAATCATTGCCGTACTGGAAAGCTAAATCGAAAGCTACAATGCAAGTCCAATCGACTGGTAAATCGTCGTGTTTAAGACTTGTGTTATGAATTTAACAGGGATTAAGCCCCCCTCCCTCGCTCAAAATCGTTCAATTAACGGTCAATACTTCGAGTTTCTGGACTCGCTTACGCTTTGTAAAACAAGCAGTTGGCTTTGTTTTGACCACCTAACCCGGCAATCGTTCAGAAAAACGTCCCTTTGATTTTAAGATTAGTTTCAGAGTTGTAGGCGCCGAAGAACCTCCATAATCTGAATCATCTGCTCCGGTTTCC of the Spirosoma agri genome contains:
- a CDS encoding xanthine dehydrogenase family protein molybdopterin-binding subunit, translated to MTNNTKNPPIDRIDGRMKVTGGAKYFADFELPNTSYCVIVGSEIAKGAITSLDTKKAQGAPGVLGVFTHQNMPPIPGWDAPVGGEADGPAPKPKTEETYRILSSPKILFDGQPIAIVVADTYERAIYAASLVKATYTKQAARTDLQKHVSEGVAPRGADGGNYLRGTADGYKTAPVTLEANYTIPVEVHNPMELHGILAHWTGDKQLLIYAKTQGVNATQNAMAQAFKIDPKNIHVHTEFMGGGFGMGLRTWPQETAVVAIARKIGRPLKLVMNRSQMFTLVGHRPTTVQTINMGADQDGKLIGIAHAATAETARYEDFTEATVNMTKFMYACPNVSTRYRIVRLDRSVPIWMRGPGEATGAFALESAMDEMAHKLNLDPIEFRLRNYSETDPERNRPYSSKNLKEAYQRGADAIGWKERKNQPGSTRDGDWLIGYGMSTGVFSAFRWEASARALLKADGSLTIQSAVTDIGPGTGTALTMIAHNVLGVPMNRIKIEYGDTSLPKAPTQGGSAIVSAVGSAVFDACTGIKNELMELALKAGAPLAGRQADELTLADGVLSVSTDSGKKVSVSDLMQANKLTVIDKTKDSKGSPEQEKYSMYSFSVHFVQVRVNPLTGVVRVSKAVSVADSGRIVSPKTAASQMIGGVAGGIGMALTEEAVIDHRFGRFVNNNLADYHVAVHADVPAIETIMIDKPDPIINPMGAKGMGEIALIGFAGAVANAVFNATGQRVRDLPITPDKLLRTV
- a CDS encoding sugar O-acetyltransferase, which encodes MSHSTETSNIFQRMRAGEPLRKDDPDYAQFSAVVARTIRLCVQMNATATELDQVRSRLSDIIGTGIDESTTIFPPFYTNFGQFIHLGKNVFINHNCSFLDIGGITIEDDVQIGPSVKLTSENHPLDPTDRKTVILQPILIKRNAWIGAGATILPGVTVGENAIVAAGAVVSRDVPPNTVVAGIPAKVVKTL
- a CDS encoding (R)-mandelonitrile lyase, with translation MENSSHYRTAHFSGYFVVTPQLINIARTSILLLVVLIAITPLAIGQRSNVITGSQAAKRGPADTFTGTVWVTSLVPNDSIFTTISGSVAFEKGARSNWHSHPTGQILIVTDGIGYHQIKGEPRQLIHKGDVVKCPPNVVHWHGASPGSKMTHLYIIPNTEKGIVTWLQPVTDAEYSQK
- a CDS encoding carboxymuconolactone decarboxylase family protein, producing the protein MRDHKVTSTSGNLTGLLTQVLILFILFVSISYPMHAQTKSTESLDAKQQSIVTISALTTMGDIPKLKQALNAGLDVGLTINEIKEELVQLYAYCGFPRSLNGINALMAVVDHRKAMGKNDSLGKDATPIDQKADKYTVGKKTLEVLMGKPDITAEMGANAFAPVIDTFLKEHLFADIFSRDVLTYRQRELVTISSLASMVGVESQLQFHMGAGLQVGLNEAQLKGLISLIETSVGKQQADTAQQVLAKVLDAREPTKKHFELLDRN